The window ATACTCGACAGTGCTTACCGCGATAGAGCAACGCGTACAGACACTGTGGTCGTCGCAATGATACAGTTACGAGCGCATACCCCTGTCTTTAGGCGGGGGTCAAGCGGACAATAGCGTACATCCCCACCGACGACGCTACGACTGGATTTCCCACCGATTCACCGTCAGTACTAATACTCCACGACCCTATAGTGTGTAACACGGATGAAGACCACACGCCACGCGACCTACAACCTCAACTACCACATAGTGTGGTTGCCGAAGTACCGCAACTCGGTACTCGTCAACGAGGTCGCAGACCGTGTGCGAACCATCCTCCACGAAATAGCCGACGACAAAGGCCTCGAAATACTCGACCTGACCGTACAACCCGACCACATCCACCTGTTCGTCAGTAGTCCACCGAAGCACGCACCATCCCTTCTCGCTAACTGGTTCAAAGGCATCAGTTCGCGGAAGTACAACCACCGCTACGCCGACCACGACGGCGAGAAAATCGGATGGTCGAGGGGCTACTACGCAGGGACAGCAGGACACGTATCGAACGAGACGGTCAAGAACTACATCCAGCGTCACGAGGAGGACGAGTCGTGACCGAACTCACGAAGACGCTGGAACTGAAACTGGTCGCCCCGAACGCGCACAAACGGAGGAAACTCTGTAAGACGCGCGAGGCGTACCAGCAGGCGCTTCACGACGCCTTCGACGCCCGCTGTACCACGCAGACCGAAGCGAACGACGTGGTGGTTAACTACGACCTGAGCGGGTACGCGAAGAACGCGCTCAAGAAGTACGTCCCGCAACTCACGACGACGTACAACGCGGGCGAACTTCACGACGACCACCCTGTTCGGTTCACGAACGAAGGGCTACGGCTCGACCACAAGCCCGAGAACGCTATCGAGTGGTACGTCAAAATCCCGCACCACGAGGACTACCACCTCTGGATGCCAGCACAACCGAATCCCGAACAACGGGACTGGTTGGAAGCGTTGAACGCGGGAGACGCCACGATGGGCGAAAGTCGGCTGTTCGAGCGGGACGGGACGTGGTATCTTCACGTCACCGCCACCCGCGACGTGGAGGATGGTTCCGAGGTGTCCGCCGAAGAACGGACGCCCATCGGTGTCGATATTGGGGAAGCGTCGCTCGTCACGGTGTGTCACCGCGACGATTACGGTTGCCCGACCGCTCCCGAACTGTGGGCTGACGAGGGGAAAACCGTTCGTCGGCTCCGCAAGACCTACTTCACCGCCACGAAACGGCTCCAGACGCGGGGAAGCGAACGTATCGCGGAGTCTTTCGGAGACGACCTGTGGAACCAGATAGACGATGTGTTCCACCGCGTCACCCGCGAAGTCGTGGAGTACGCTGAGTCCGTCGAGAACCCCGTTCTTGTTCTGGAAGACCTGACGTACATCCGAGAGTCGATGGACTCCGGCGAGTACATGAACCGTCGTCTCCACGGATGGGGGTTCGCCAAACTCCACGCGCAGATACGCTACAAGGCCGTCGAGAAGGGTTTCCCCGTTGAGACGGTGAACCCGCGCAACACCTCGAAGGAGTGCCATGCTTGCGGTGAGGTGGGGTATCGTCCGAAGCAGGCGACGTTCAAGTGTACGAACGACGCTTGCTGGATGGGCGAGTATCAAGCGGACGTGAACGGAGCGGTGAACATCGCAGACCGCTACCTCAGCGGAGAGAGTTGTTCCAGAGAACACGAGAATGACGATGACTCGGCTGAGGATGGGGCGCGTTTGACCGCGCCACAAGACAGCCAAGCCGATGCTGACACCCAGCAGGCGACGCTTGGAACGTATGCGTCTTGAAACCAGAAGGTTGAGCAGACGCTCGGCCTGAAATCCCGTGGTGGGATTCCCGCGTCTTTAGGCGCGGGAGGAGGTCAATTTGTGAAGGGGCAAGCATGAGTCCAAATCGACGGCACTTACACGTTTCACTACTCCCACTGGGACGCAGTGAACTACCCCACCCTACCGCTCGACTTTTGGCTCGCGCTTGAGATTGGGGCTTCCTGTTTCCACCACGCGCTTTGCAGATACCGAGGTGTCCACAGGGAGCGCAGTCTCCACAGGCGTTAACGAGAGCAAATCTCTCGTTCGCACATCAGAATCGCAAGGCGATTCTGAGGACGTTGATTCGGATCGTCCCGCTCCTAACCGCTTCTTCACACCGCGAGAAAGAATGTTCCACGCCGCGTTCGCATCTCTATCCGCCTCAAACCCACACGCCGGACACGAGTGTTCGCGCACCCACAGCGGCTTGTCCGTCAAAACGCCGCAGGACGCACACTCTTTCGTTGTTCCGTGCGGATTCACGGCGACGAAGTGCGTTCCTTCACGTTCGCACTTGTATTCCAATTCAGGGTCCCGAAGCAATGTGCTTCGCAGAGCTGGCGGACTGCCTGTGCATCGGTTACGACTGCGCCGGTCGACGTCGTCGCTGCTTGGAGCGTTGCCATTGTTTGTCCTTGAGGGCGTTTTCCTGCCCCCGAAC of the Haloprofundus salilacus genome contains:
- the tnpA gene encoding IS200/IS605 family transposase, whose product is MKTTRHATYNLNYHIVWLPKYRNSVLVNEVADRVRTILHEIADDKGLEILDLTVQPDHIHLFVSSPPKHAPSLLANWFKGISSRKYNHRYADHDGEKIGWSRGYYAGTAGHVSNETVKNYIQRHEEDES
- a CDS encoding RNA-guided endonuclease InsQ/TnpB family protein, which codes for MTELTKTLELKLVAPNAHKRRKLCKTREAYQQALHDAFDARCTTQTEANDVVVNYDLSGYAKNALKKYVPQLTTTYNAGELHDDHPVRFTNEGLRLDHKPENAIEWYVKIPHHEDYHLWMPAQPNPEQRDWLEALNAGDATMGESRLFERDGTWYLHVTATRDVEDGSEVSAEERTPIGVDIGEASLVTVCHRDDYGCPTAPELWADEGKTVRRLRKTYFTATKRLQTRGSERIAESFGDDLWNQIDDVFHRVTREVVEYAESVENPVLVLEDLTYIRESMDSGEYMNRRLHGWGFAKLHAQIRYKAVEKGFPVETVNPRNTSKECHACGEVGYRPKQATFKCTNDACWMGEYQADVNGAVNIADRYLSGESCSREHENDDDSAEDGARLTAPQDSQADADTQQATLGTYAS